One Mangrovimonas cancribranchiae DNA segment encodes these proteins:
- a CDS encoding glycosyltransferase family 4 protein yields MKTICILTSYFPPETGAASNRIAHMAHGLTKQGYNVTVITPLPNYPTGKVFKPFKGRFKHTSIENNITIHRLWIYASNSKNKIKRLIAMLSYSFSLVWFFLFNKLPHKIIIQSPPLLVAFTCMLFLRKSKHKLILNVSDLWPIAGLELGTFKKNLSYHILEKIEHYNYKKADLILGQSNEILSHITSIQAKKETILYRNYPDFEPPKIDKKHVSKGKIKIVYAGLLGHAQGIYKLCQKLDYTNIEFHIYGMGAEQQKIEAYISKHKELSIFYHGGVSREELHVALKTYDLTIIPLLNRIYGSVPSKIFEYARLGLPMIYFGGGEGETVIKKYALGWIAESGNYNHLNRVINSISLSQINSNVKSDIQKQALTHFDFKQQLKKLSKAL; encoded by the coding sequence ATGAAAACCATCTGTATTTTAACCAGTTATTTTCCACCAGAAACAGGTGCTGCATCAAACCGTATAGCTCATATGGCTCATGGTTTAACAAAACAAGGCTATAATGTTACAGTAATTACACCGTTGCCTAACTATCCTACTGGCAAAGTGTTTAAACCGTTTAAAGGACGGTTTAAACACACTTCTATAGAAAATAATATCACCATTCATAGACTTTGGATATATGCAAGTAATTCTAAAAATAAAATAAAACGTCTTATAGCCATGCTTTCTTATAGTTTTAGTCTAGTGTGGTTTTTTCTTTTTAATAAACTTCCGCATAAAATCATTATACAATCACCACCGCTTTTAGTGGCTTTTACTTGTATGTTGTTTTTAAGAAAAAGCAAACATAAACTTATATTAAATGTAAGTGATTTATGGCCTATAGCTGGTTTGGAATTAGGAACTTTTAAAAAGAATTTGAGCTATCATATTCTAGAGAAAATCGAACATTATAACTACAAAAAAGCTGATTTAATTTTAGGTCAAAGCAATGAGATTTTATCACATATAACATCTATTCAGGCCAAAAAGGAAACCATTTTATATAGAAATTATCCCGATTTTGAACCACCTAAAATTGATAAAAAACACGTATCAAAAGGGAAAATAAAAATAGTATATGCTGGCTTATTGGGTCACGCTCAAGGCATATATAAACTGTGTCAGAAACTAGATTATACTAACATTGAATTCCATATTTACGGTATGGGTGCTGAACAACAAAAGATTGAAGCTTATATTTCAAAGCATAAGGAGTTATCTATTTTTTATCACGGTGGCGTTTCTCGTGAAGAGCTTCATGTGGCTTTAAAGACATATGATCTCACTATTATTCCTCTATTAAATAGAATTTATGGTTCTGTGCCTTCAAAAATATTCGAGTATGCGAGACTTGGCTTACCTATGATTTATTTTGGTGGCGGCGAAGGTGAAACTGTTATTAAAAAATATGCTTTAGGCTGGATTGCAGAATCTGGTAATTACAACCATTTAAATCGTGTTATTAATTCAATATCCTTATCGCAAATAAACTCAAACGTTAAAAGTGATATCCAAAAACAGGCATTAACACATTTTGATTTTAAACAGCAGCTTAAAAAGCTCTCCAAAGCTCTTTAA
- a CDS encoding undecaprenyl-phosphate glucose phosphotransferase, whose amino-acid sequence MPGLKHGRYSGYIRPISYLIDLSIIHGLGLLYFFKEINPLLFILFFSLAWIVLSFPSKFYEVYRYTREVTILSLIIRQLVLFTLIVFAFSGLFTDLEIKPNMVFKYVFASFLLITIFKFTLYYLLQKYRTAFGGNYRRTVIFGENKKTLALQDFFNKNPEYGYVHKKTFSFSDKKNVDLSGYFNYIKEEDIDEIYCSISELSNSQISEVVDFADNNLKILKFLPDNKEIYSKKLKYEYYDYIPILSLRNIPLEDSINLVIKRGFDILFSSMVIIFILSWLTPIIAILIKLESKGPVFFKQSRNGFNYKEFDCYKFRSMTPNKDAHLHQATRGDQRVTKVGRFIRKTSIDELPQFFNVLFGDMSVVGPRPHMVSHTNMYAKKIDKFMVRHFVKPGITGLAQISGFRGEVETEKDIIGRVKFDIFYIENWSIFLDLKIIYKTFINAIKGEEKAY is encoded by the coding sequence ATGCCAGGATTAAAACACGGAAGGTACTCAGGATATATAAGACCTATATCATACTTAATAGATTTAAGTATTATTCATGGTTTGGGGTTATTGTATTTTTTTAAAGAAATAAACCCTTTGTTGTTTATTTTGTTTTTTTCTTTAGCATGGATTGTTCTTTCTTTTCCCTCTAAATTTTATGAAGTTTATCGTTACACGAGAGAGGTTACCATATTATCTTTAATTATTAGGCAGCTTGTGTTATTCACCTTAATTGTGTTTGCTTTTTCTGGGTTATTTACCGATTTAGAGATTAAACCCAATATGGTTTTTAAATATGTCTTTGCTTCATTTTTATTAATAACAATTTTTAAATTCACATTATATTATTTACTCCAAAAGTATCGAACAGCTTTTGGTGGTAATTATAGACGTACAGTAATTTTTGGAGAGAATAAAAAAACGTTGGCACTACAAGATTTTTTTAATAAAAACCCTGAATATGGGTATGTGCATAAAAAAACCTTTAGTTTTAGCGATAAAAAAAATGTCGATTTAAGCGGTTATTTTAATTATATTAAAGAGGAAGATATCGATGAAATTTATTGCTCTATTTCAGAATTGTCAAACTCCCAAATAAGCGAAGTTGTTGATTTTGCAGATAATAACTTGAAAATTCTTAAGTTTTTACCTGATAATAAAGAGATTTATTCTAAAAAACTTAAGTATGAATATTACGATTATATTCCAATATTGTCTTTAAGGAATATACCACTAGAGGATTCTATCAATTTGGTTATTAAACGAGGCTTTGATATTCTATTTTCTAGTATGGTTATTATTTTTATTCTATCGTGGTTAACACCGATAATAGCTATTTTAATTAAATTAGAATCTAAAGGCCCTGTGTTTTTTAAGCAATCTCGTAATGGGTTTAATTATAAGGAGTTCGATTGCTATAAATTTCGATCAATGACACCTAATAAAGATGCTCATTTACACCAAGCTACTAGAGGGGATCAACGTGTTACTAAGGTTGGTCGTTTTATTAGAAAAACTAGTATTGATGAATTACCACAATTTTTTAATGTGTTGTTTGGCGACATGTCGGTTGTTGGGCCAAGACCTCATATGGTAAGTCATACAAATATGTATGCCAAGAAAATAGATAAGTTTATGGTGCGCCATTTTGTTAAACCAGGTATTACAGGCTTAGCACAGATAAGTGGTTTTCGAGGAGAGGTTGAAACTGAAAAAGACATAATAGGTCGTGTAAAGTTTGATATTTTTTACATAGAAAACTGGTCAATTTTCCTTGATTTAAAAATTATTTACAAAACCTTTATAAACGCGATTAAAGGAGAAGAAAAAGCTTATTAA